From Polynucleobacter sp. MWH-Braz-FAM2G, a single genomic window includes:
- the tkt gene encoding transketolase: MSNLQIRMANAIRALSMDAVQQANSGHPGMPMGMADIAVGLWNEHLKHNPTDPHWIDRDRFVLSNGHGSMLLYSLLHLSGYDLPIEELKNFRQLHSKTPGHPEYGITPGVETTTGPLGQGISNAVGMALAEKLLAEEFNRPGHNIIDHYTYVFLGDGCLMEGISHEVCSLAGTLKLNKLIALWDDNGISIDGKVVSWFNEDTPKRFEAYGWNVIRDVDGHDAEAVSAAITKAKKSDKPTLICCKTAIGQGSPNMAGSDKVHGSPLGATEIAATRVALNWPYAPFEVPKDIYAAWDFKKRGQAAEHEWNKEFQKYKNKYPELASELQRRMEGELSKDFSSTLNAYLKTCQSKAETIATRKASQNAIEALAPALPEFMGGSADLTGSNLTNWSACKAVRADQWGNHINYGVREFGMSAIMNGIALHGGYIPFGGTFLTFSDYSRNALRMAALMKLRSIFVFTHDSIGLGEDGPTHQSVEHVASLRLIPNLMVWRPCDTTESAVAWGAAIERKNGPSALIFSRQNCPFVSRTSAQIKDIARGAYVLRDPSGNIDAVIIATGSEIALALQTAEKLEKDGLGIRVVSMPSTTVFDQQDAAYKAKVLPANIPRIAVEAGVSDFWWKYGCAAVHGVDTFGESAPASQLYEYFGLTVDQIAKTVKQCIAIQ, encoded by the coding sequence ATGTCAAACCTTCAAATTCGCATGGCTAATGCCATTCGCGCTTTATCCATGGATGCGGTACAGCAAGCAAATTCAGGCCATCCTGGCATGCCAATGGGTATGGCAGATATTGCAGTTGGACTTTGGAATGAGCATTTAAAACACAATCCAACGGATCCACATTGGATTGATCGAGATCGTTTTGTTTTGTCTAATGGTCACGGCTCAATGTTGCTGTATTCACTTTTACATCTCTCAGGCTATGACTTGCCGATTGAAGAGTTAAAGAATTTCCGCCAATTGCATAGCAAGACACCAGGACATCCTGAATATGGAATCACTCCTGGAGTAGAGACAACGACTGGACCATTGGGTCAAGGGATATCGAATGCAGTAGGAATGGCATTAGCTGAAAAATTACTCGCCGAAGAATTTAATCGCCCAGGACATAACATCATCGATCACTACACCTATGTATTTTTAGGTGATGGTTGTTTGATGGAGGGTATCAGTCATGAAGTGTGCTCATTAGCGGGCACATTAAAGCTGAATAAATTGATTGCATTATGGGATGACAATGGCATCTCGATTGATGGCAAAGTAGTTTCTTGGTTTAACGAAGATACTCCAAAGCGTTTTGAGGCTTATGGGTGGAATGTGATTCGTGATGTTGATGGCCATGATGCAGAAGCTGTATCGGCTGCAATCACAAAAGCTAAAAAGAGCGATAAACCTACTTTGATTTGTTGTAAGACTGCGATTGGTCAAGGCTCGCCAAATATGGCTGGCAGCGACAAAGTGCATGGTTCCCCGCTAGGCGCAACAGAGATTGCCGCCACTCGTGTTGCTTTAAATTGGCCTTATGCTCCTTTCGAAGTGCCAAAGGATATTTATGCTGCTTGGGATTTTAAAAAACGCGGTCAAGCTGCTGAGCATGAGTGGAATAAAGAGTTTCAAAAATATAAAAATAAATATCCAGAGCTAGCTTCTGAATTACAGCGTCGCATGGAAGGTGAGTTATCAAAAGATTTTTCCTCAACATTAAATGCGTATTTAAAAACTTGCCAATCGAAAGCGGAAACGATTGCTACTCGTAAAGCAAGTCAAAATGCAATTGAAGCATTGGCTCCTGCTTTACCAGAATTTATGGGTGGCTCCGCTGATTTAACAGGTTCTAATCTCACTAACTGGTCAGCGTGTAAAGCTGTTCGCGCTGATCAATGGGGTAACCACATTAACTATGGTGTGCGTGAATTTGGTATGAGCGCCATCATGAATGGTATTGCCTTGCATGGTGGTTACATACCTTTTGGCGGCACTTTCTTAACTTTCTCTGACTACAGTCGCAATGCATTACGTATGGCTGCGTTAATGAAATTACGCAGCATATTTGTATTTACTCATGACTCTATTGGCTTGGGTGAGGATGGTCCAACTCATCAGTCTGTAGAACATGTCGCTAGTTTGAGACTGATTCCTAACCTCATGGTTTGGCGTCCATGTGATACCACAGAGAGCGCTGTGGCTTGGGGTGCAGCGATTGAACGTAAAAATGGCCCATCTGCTTTGATCTTTAGTCGTCAGAATTGCCCATTTGTATCTCGTACATCCGCGCAAATTAAAGATATTGCACGTGGAGCTTACGTGCTACGAGATCCATCGGGCAATATTGATGCAGTCATTATTGCGACTGGTTCTGAAATTGCTTTGGCATTACAAACGGCAGAAAAATTAGAAAAAGATGGTCTCGGTATTCGTGTAGTTTCAATGCCTTCCACTACAGTCTTTGATCAACAAGATGCTGCGTATAAAGCAAAAGTTTTACCAGCTAACATTCCACGTATTGCTGTTGAGGCCGGCGTGAGCGATTTTTGGTGGAAGTATGGTTGTGCAGCTGTGCATGGTGTCGATACTTTTGGTGAGTCAGCTCCAGCTTCACAGTTGTATGAATATTTTGGATTAACAGTCGATCAGATTGCCAAGACTGTGAAGCAATGCATCGCAATTCAATAA
- the gap gene encoding type I glyceraldehyde-3-phosphate dehydrogenase encodes MTIRVAINGYGRIGRMVLRALYEDQVNGKPRRDIKIVAINAMGDIAINAHLTQYDSAHGRFPAEVSVDGDCMVVNGDRIKMFCTRNPAETPWGELGVDLVLECTGKFTSKEKAMIHIEQGAKKVLISAPGEKDVDATIVYGVNQNVLKPSDVVVSNASCTTNCLAPLVKPLLEKIGIESGLMTTIHAFTNDQVLTDVYHKDMRRARSAVTSMIPTKTGAAKAVGLVLPALAGRFDGFAMRVPVINVSVVDLTFAASRATSVDEVNAILKTASEGELKGILGFNTLPLVSIDFNHDPRPSIYDASQTRVSADGKLVKVLAWYDNEWGYSVQMLNAAEALMAVK; translated from the coding sequence ATGACAATTCGTGTTGCAATTAATGGTTATGGACGTATTGGACGCATGGTCTTACGTGCCTTATATGAAGATCAAGTCAATGGCAAACCACGCCGCGATATTAAGATCGTTGCTATTAACGCCATGGGCGATATTGCTATTAATGCTCATTTAACTCAATACGATTCTGCACATGGCCGCTTCCCTGCTGAAGTTTCAGTAGATGGCGATTGCATGGTTGTGAATGGCGATCGCATCAAAATGTTCTGTACACGCAATCCCGCTGAAACTCCATGGGGCGAGTTGGGTGTTGATTTGGTTTTGGAATGTACTGGTAAGTTCACTTCAAAAGAAAAAGCCATGATTCACATTGAGCAGGGCGCAAAGAAAGTATTAATTTCTGCTCCAGGTGAAAAAGATGTGGATGCCACAATCGTATACGGCGTAAATCAAAATGTATTGAAGCCAAGTGACGTGGTGGTATCTAATGCAAGCTGCACAACAAACTGTTTAGCTCCATTGGTAAAGCCATTGTTAGAAAAGATTGGCATCGAGTCGGGATTGATGACAACGATTCATGCCTTTACAAACGATCAAGTATTAACGGATGTGTATCACAAGGATATGCGCCGCGCTCGCTCTGCTGTTACCAGCATGATCCCAACAAAAACTGGCGCAGCGAAAGCGGTTGGTCTAGTTTTACCGGCATTAGCAGGTCGTTTTGATGGCTTTGCAATGCGCGTGCCTGTAATAAATGTTTCAGTGGTGGATTTAACTTTTGCTGCTAGCCGAGCTACTAGTGTGGATGAAGTAAATGCGATTTTGAAGACTGCTAGTGAAGGTGAGCTCAAAGGCATTTTGGGCTTTAATACCTTACCGTTGGTTTCAATCGACTTTAATCATGATCCCCGTCCAAGTATTTATGACGCGTCTCAAACTCGCGTATCAGCAGACGGTAAGCTGGTTAAGGTTTTGGCTTGGTATGACAACGAATGGGGTTATTCAGTGCAGATGCTCAATGCCGCAGAAGCTTTAATGGCTGTAAAGTAA
- the fur gene encoding ferric iron uptake transcriptional regulator, giving the protein MTQNRTPEDLRDIGLKATGPRMKILDFFHQNGGTHFSAEDVFMALAKEDKEIGLATVYRVLTQFERAGLLLRSHFESSKGDSRAIYELNEGQHHDHLVCIDCGHVEEFVDEAIEKRQRDIAKNLGFKLQEHALAMYGHCQKKNCRNKQTK; this is encoded by the coding sequence ATGACCCAAAACCGTACCCCTGAAGATTTACGAGATATTGGCCTAAAAGCGACTGGGCCAAGAATGAAAATTTTGGATTTTTTCCATCAAAATGGGGGAACCCACTTTAGCGCTGAAGATGTCTTTATGGCGCTTGCAAAAGAAGATAAAGAAATCGGGTTGGCAACGGTTTATCGGGTCCTAACCCAGTTTGAGCGTGCCGGACTGCTCCTTCGGAGCCATTTTGAATCCAGCAAAGGTGACAGTAGAGCGATCTATGAACTGAATGAGGGTCAGCACCATGATCACTTGGTTTGCATTGATTGTGGCCATGTTGAGGAGTTTGTGGACGAGGCTATTGAAAAAAGGCAGCGGGATATCGCCAAAAACCTCGGTTTTAAGCTTCAAGAGCATGCTTTAGCAATGTACGGCCACTGCCAGAAGAAAAATTGCCGCAATAAGCAAACAAAATAG
- a CDS encoding outer membrane protein assembly factor BamE: MQNCLELFTCPLNSVFKGFSLLPRLGVLAASIAIALGTVGCTSAVDETQRAWMNKIFRPYVPDIVQGNFISSEQYAKLQVGMSREQVRQILGTPLLASYFHANRWDYIFEFKRAGQVVGKERHVTVFFNGDKVVKFEGDALPTEVELVAEIDGYAKTKRSFWDVITGSNKPPVTPPLQQPEVLVPSKTDNLPAGAVVPAAETSGSFWDFFSFSKKDPQPQPQPLGPGALNDVPASEAK; the protein is encoded by the coding sequence ATGCAAAATTGCCTTGAACTTTTTACCTGTCCTTTGAACTCGGTTTTCAAGGGTTTTTCTCTTCTTCCGCGCTTAGGAGTTCTGGCTGCATCCATCGCAATTGCTTTAGGTACTGTTGGTTGTACTTCCGCAGTTGACGAAACTCAGCGCGCTTGGATGAATAAGATTTTCAGACCCTATGTTCCTGATATCGTGCAGGGCAATTTTATTTCTAGCGAGCAATATGCCAAATTGCAAGTAGGAATGAGTCGCGAGCAGGTTCGTCAAATTTTAGGTACTCCACTCCTAGCAAGTTACTTCCATGCCAACCGTTGGGATTACATTTTTGAATTCAAGCGTGCTGGTCAAGTTGTTGGTAAAGAGCGTCACGTGACCGTATTTTTTAATGGTGACAAAGTAGTCAAGTTTGAAGGTGATGCACTGCCGACTGAAGTGGAATTGGTGGCTGAGATTGACGGCTATGCAAAAACGAAACGCTCCTTTTGGGATGTTATTACTGGATCAAACAAGCCGCCAGTGACGCCGCCATTACAGCAACCTGAAGTGCTGGTTCCAAGCAAAACAGATAACTTACCTGCTGGTGCGGTTGTTCCTGCCGCTGAAACAAGTGGCTCCTTCTGGGACTTTTTTAGTTTCTCCAAAAAGGATCCGCAACCACAGCCTCAGCCTTTGGGTCCTGGCGCATTAAATGATGTGCCAGCTAGTGAAGCTAAGTAA
- the dapB gene encoding 4-hydroxy-tetrahydrodipicolinate reductase — protein MKIAIAGATGRMGKMLIEAVLNSTDATLVGALEHASCPQLGEDAGAFLGKKTGVMISSDVAQVLSNAQFLIDFTRPEGTMSHLAAAEKTGTKMIIGTTGLTSEQINSLKNASAKLAIVFAPNMSVGVNATFKLLEIAAKMLNQGYDIEIIEAHHKHKVDAPSGTALKMGEVIADALGEKLDDVAVYAREGHTGERKEGSIGFATIRGGDIVGDHTVLFAGDGERIEISHKSSSRQSYAQGSLRAARFLQNQNAGLFDMQDVLGLRK, from the coding sequence ATGAAGATCGCAATTGCAGGGGCTACTGGTCGTATGGGAAAAATGTTGATTGAGGCAGTGCTCAATTCGACAGATGCAACACTTGTTGGCGCTTTGGAGCATGCCTCATGTCCGCAACTTGGTGAAGATGCAGGCGCATTCTTAGGTAAGAAAACGGGCGTCATGATTTCTTCTGATGTTGCGCAAGTGTTATCTAATGCGCAATTTCTCATTGACTTCACTAGGCCCGAAGGAACCATGTCTCATTTGGCGGCCGCCGAAAAGACCGGCACCAAAATGATTATTGGCACAACTGGCCTAACTTCCGAGCAAATTAATAGTTTGAAAAATGCTTCCGCAAAATTGGCGATTGTGTTTGCGCCAAATATGAGTGTTGGTGTGAATGCCACTTTTAAGCTTTTAGAAATTGCCGCCAAGATGCTCAATCAGGGTTACGACATTGAAATTATTGAGGCGCATCATAAGCACAAGGTTGACGCTCCTTCAGGAACTGCGCTCAAGATGGGTGAAGTTATTGCGGATGCCTTGGGGGAGAAGCTGGATGACGTTGCGGTCTATGCACGCGAAGGGCACACGGGCGAACGCAAAGAAGGTTCAATTGGTTTCGCAACCATTCGTGGTGGCGATATCGTAGGTGATCACACCGTTTTGTTTGCTGGTGATGGTGAGCGTATTGAAATCAGTCACAAATCCTCAAGCCGTCAGTCCTATGCGCAGGGATCTTTGCGTGCAGCGCGTTTCTTGCAAAATCAAAATGCTGGCTTATTTGATATGCAAGATGTTCTAGGCTTACGCAAATAA
- the leuS gene encoding leucine--tRNA ligase — MSKDYDYRSIEAAAQADWEAAQVYQVAENAVDSQGKQKPKYYACSMLPYPSGKLHMGHVRNYTINDVMARQLRMQGYNVLMPMGWDAFGMPAENAAIQNKVPPAKWTYDNIAYMKKQMAAMGLAIDWSREVATCSPDYYRWNQWLFLKMLEKGIAYRKTQVVNWDPIDQTVLANEQVIDGRGWRSGALVEKREIPGYYFNITAYAEQLLSGLDGLGWPERVKTMQQNWIGKSRGVRFAFKHEIADDHGNFIQDGLLYVFTTRADTIMGVTFCAVAAEHPLATKAAVNNPALAQFIEKCKTGSVIEADLATQEKEGMFTGLYVTHPLTHEPVPVWVGNYVLMSYGDGAVMGVPAHDERDFAFALKYDLPIKQVIALKDESPMFNATRWEDWYAQKEGVVCFNSAQFDGLSHEEAVSAVAKELEKLGVGEIKTTYRLRDWGISRQRYWGTPIPIIHCGDENNPGCGAVPVPETDLPVVLPEDCVPDGSGNPLNKRADFLNVKCPKCGKPARRETDTMDTFVDSSWYFMRYTGPDAKTMVDDRNEYWMPMDQYIGGIEHAILHLLYARFWTKVMRDLNLITFGEPFQNLLTQGMVLNETYYSEDSSGKKTWLNPLEVELDLDERGRPQGAKLIGDTSNTPVVIGGVEKMSKSKNNGVDPQALIDQYGADTARLFVMFAAPPEQQLEWSGAGVDGASRFLRRVWMYSSSQANTLRDVSDVLPNDLNDAEKELRREVHTILKQANFDYQRRQYNTVVSAAMKMLNILEPIKLDQNATISAPVLRECLSILLRILYPVVPHLTHVLWKELAYEKSFGSLLDAPWPSVDETALIQTEITLMLQINGKLRGDIRVPAEASKEQIEAFALQSEPAQKALNGNAPKKVIVVPGRLVNIVA, encoded by the coding sequence ATGAGTAAGGATTACGACTACCGCAGTATTGAAGCGGCAGCGCAAGCTGATTGGGAAGCTGCGCAAGTCTATCAAGTGGCTGAAAATGCGGTGGATTCGCAGGGTAAACAAAAGCCCAAGTACTATGCCTGCTCTATGTTGCCTTACCCATCTGGCAAGCTCCACATGGGGCATGTGCGCAACTACACGATTAATGACGTGATGGCACGGCAACTGCGGATGCAAGGTTATAACGTGCTGATGCCTATGGGTTGGGATGCTTTTGGGATGCCTGCAGAAAATGCAGCGATTCAAAATAAAGTTCCGCCAGCAAAATGGACTTACGACAACATTGCTTATATGAAGAAGCAAATGGCTGCGATGGGTCTAGCAATTGACTGGTCGCGTGAAGTTGCCACTTGTAGTCCTGATTACTATCGTTGGAATCAATGGCTCTTTTTGAAGATGCTGGAAAAAGGTATTGCCTACCGCAAAACGCAAGTAGTAAATTGGGATCCGATAGATCAAACAGTTCTGGCAAACGAGCAGGTGATTGATGGTCGTGGATGGCGCTCTGGTGCATTAGTAGAGAAGCGTGAAATACCTGGTTATTACTTCAATATCACCGCTTATGCTGAGCAATTGCTTTCTGGTTTGGATGGATTGGGTTGGCCTGAACGCGTTAAGACAATGCAGCAAAACTGGATCGGAAAAAGTCGTGGCGTGCGTTTTGCTTTTAAGCATGAGATCGCTGACGATCACGGTAACTTTATTCAAGATGGTCTGTTGTACGTTTTCACTACACGTGCTGACACCATTATGGGAGTTACTTTCTGTGCAGTAGCGGCTGAGCATCCTCTTGCCACTAAAGCAGCTGTCAATAATCCTGCCTTAGCTCAATTTATTGAAAAATGTAAAACAGGTAGCGTAATCGAGGCTGATTTAGCCACCCAAGAAAAAGAAGGGATGTTTACTGGTTTGTATGTCACCCATCCATTGACGCATGAACCTGTTCCAGTCTGGGTTGGTAATTATGTGCTGATGTCTTATGGGGACGGTGCCGTAATGGGTGTGCCGGCTCATGATGAGCGTGACTTTGCGTTTGCACTCAAATACGACTTACCCATTAAACAGGTGATTGCACTCAAAGATGAATCCCCAATGTTTAATGCAACTCGCTGGGAAGATTGGTATGCCCAAAAAGAAGGTGTAGTTTGCTTTAACAGCGCTCAGTTTGATGGCTTATCGCACGAAGAGGCGGTGAGTGCGGTTGCAAAAGAATTAGAAAAGCTTGGTGTTGGAGAGATTAAAACCACTTATCGTTTGCGCGATTGGGGCATTTCTCGCCAGCGCTATTGGGGAACGCCAATTCCCATCATTCATTGTGGCGATGAAAATAATCCAGGATGTGGTGCTGTGCCAGTTCCAGAGACGGATTTGCCAGTAGTATTGCCAGAGGATTGTGTTCCAGATGGTAGCGGTAATCCATTAAATAAGCGCGCTGACTTTTTGAATGTGAAGTGTCCAAAGTGCGGTAAGCCGGCTCGTCGTGAGACGGACACCATGGATACTTTCGTGGACTCTTCTTGGTATTTCATGCGTTACACCGGTCCTGATGCAAAAACGATGGTTGATGATCGTAATGAATATTGGATGCCGATGGATCAGTACATTGGCGGTATCGAACATGCCATCTTGCATTTACTATATGCGCGCTTCTGGACCAAGGTCATGCGTGACCTCAACCTTATTACTTTTGGTGAGCCTTTCCAGAACTTATTAACCCAAGGGATGGTGCTCAATGAGACTTACTACTCTGAGGATTCATCTGGCAAGAAGACTTGGCTTAATCCATTAGAAGTGGAATTGGATCTTGATGAAAGAGGGCGTCCGCAAGGTGCCAAGCTAATTGGTGATACATCAAACACGCCGGTTGTTATTGGTGGCGTGGAGAAGATGTCTAAAAGTAAAAACAATGGCGTTGATCCACAAGCTTTGATTGATCAGTACGGAGCAGACACCGCGCGTCTTTTTGTTATGTTTGCCGCTCCTCCAGAGCAGCAATTGGAGTGGTCTGGCGCGGGTGTAGATGGCGCATCTCGTTTCTTGCGCCGTGTGTGGATGTATTCAAGTAGCCAAGCCAATACCTTGCGTGACGTATCGGATGTTTTACCTAACGATTTAAATGATGCTGAAAAAGAATTGCGTCGTGAAGTGCACACTATTTTGAAGCAAGCTAATTTTGATTATCAGCGTCGTCAGTACAACACAGTAGTTTCTGCGGCTATGAAAATGTTGAATATTCTTGAGCCAATCAAGCTTGATCAGAATGCCACTATTAGTGCACCGGTTTTGCGTGAGTGCTTAAGTATCTTGTTGCGCATTCTCTATCCAGTTGTACCGCATTTAACCCATGTCCTGTGGAAAGAGCTTGCCTATGAAAAGAGCTTTGGCTCATTACTAGATGCACCATGGCCATCAGTAGATGAAACAGCTTTGATTCAAACTGAAATTACTCTCATGTTGCAGATCAATGGCAAGTTACGCGGTGATATTCGGGTGCCAGCAGAAGCTAGCAAAGAACAAATTGAAGCTTTTGCTCTACAAAGCGAGCCGGCGCAAAAGGCCTTAAATGGCAATGCACCTAAAAAGGTGATTGTGGTACCAGGTCGTTTGGTAAATATTGTTGCCTAA
- the lptE gene encoding LPS assembly lipoprotein LptE, which produces MSLIVTAPLGGLMACGFRLKGMVDLPYKVIAITGNPSPPMRADLQTAILTGTDAKVAINPKDADLILEITNDINGREILAYNSNGQVSAYRLNIRVGFRAYDLAGAEIVPEAEIYMTRDMDFTVSTVLATDVQIQQFLTLMRKDLAIQILRRVAAGARAPQTKSF; this is translated from the coding sequence ATGAGCCTAATTGTTACTGCTCCTTTGGGTGGTTTGATGGCTTGCGGCTTTCGCTTAAAAGGTATGGTGGATTTGCCTTACAAGGTAATTGCTATCACTGGTAATCCTTCTCCTCCTATGAGAGCGGATTTGCAAACCGCAATTTTGACGGGCACTGACGCTAAAGTGGCGATTAATCCAAAAGATGCAGATTTAATTTTGGAGATCACCAATGATATTAATGGCCGTGAGATATTGGCCTATAACTCTAATGGTCAAGTATCTGCGTATCGTCTCAACATCCGTGTTGGCTTTAGGGCATATGATCTAGCCGGCGCAGAAATAGTGCCAGAAGCAGAAATTTATATGACTAGGGATATGGACTTTACGGTTTCTACTGTTTTGGCTACCGATGTTCAGATCCAGCAATTCCTCACGTTGATGCGCAAAGATTTGGCAATACAAATCTTACGTCGTGTAGCTGCTGGTGCAAGAGCGCCACAAACAAAGTCATTCTAG
- the holA gene encoding DNA polymerase III subunit delta, which yields MVKVDALLVHLKSLSSGGVLSPLYIFSGDEPLLMMEAMDQLRAAAKKQNFTEREVLLQERGFDWSALLNSGQTMSLFGDKRWVELRIPTGKPGRDGADALKQFASQITSQAVSPEGPDTVVCMVLPRLDGKTKTSAWFSALDDAGMAIQIDSLDRSHLPQWIAGRLKRQNQEVESGPEGQRALEFIADQVEGNLIAAHQEILKLGLLYPPGKLTEEQIRTSILKVARYNVFELTEAMLAGDLARLNRMLDGLKGEGEPLVLILWSVTEELRILSKLKAASDAGESVQNLMRANRIWGNKERLYPAALRRIQPLKLRKAMQVAAGLDRQVKGLYAADLPADPWDGLRLVGNLLR from the coding sequence ATGGTTAAAGTAGATGCCTTGCTGGTGCACCTGAAGTCATTAAGTTCTGGCGGGGTGTTGTCGCCGCTTTATATATTTTCTGGCGATGAACCGCTCCTGATGATGGAGGCTATGGATCAATTAAGAGCTGCCGCCAAAAAGCAAAACTTTACTGAACGGGAAGTGTTGTTGCAGGAGCGTGGATTTGATTGGAGTGCTTTGCTAAATTCAGGGCAGACTATGTCTTTGTTTGGAGATAAGCGCTGGGTTGAGTTGCGCATTCCGACAGGTAAGCCTGGTCGTGATGGGGCTGATGCATTAAAGCAGTTTGCCTCACAAATTACCTCTCAAGCAGTTAGTCCGGAGGGTCCAGATACGGTTGTGTGTATGGTGTTGCCTCGGTTGGATGGCAAAACCAAGACATCAGCATGGTTTAGCGCTCTAGATGATGCGGGTATGGCGATTCAGATCGACTCTTTAGACCGCAGCCATTTGCCTCAATGGATCGCTGGCCGTCTAAAGCGACAGAATCAGGAAGTAGAGTCAGGTCCAGAGGGCCAGCGCGCTCTAGAGTTTATTGCTGATCAGGTCGAAGGAAATCTGATCGCCGCTCACCAAGAAATTTTGAAGCTGGGTTTGTTGTACCCCCCTGGAAAATTAACCGAGGAACAGATTCGTACATCGATTCTAAAGGTGGCTCGCTACAACGTCTTTGAGTTAACCGAAGCAATGCTTGCTGGTGACTTAGCTCGTTTAAATCGAATGTTAGATGGCTTAAAGGGCGAAGGCGAACCTTTGGTGCTAATTTTGTGGAGCGTAACCGAGGAGCTTCGGATACTATCTAAATTAAAGGCGGCTAGCGATGCGGGTGAGTCTGTGCAGAATTTAATGCGTGCGAACCGTATTTGGGGGAACAAAGAGCGTTTGTATCCAGCAGCCTTAAGAAGAATTCAGCCACTAAAGTTGCGCAAAGCAATGCAGGTTGCCGCAGGGTTAGATCGTCAGGTGAAAGGGCTGTATGCAGCTGATTTGCCGGCAGACCCTTGGGATGGTTTACGTTTAGTTGGAAATTTATTGCGTTGA
- a CDS encoding glutamate-5-semialdehyde dehydrogenase, with the protein MSSSIQEMMQDIGKRARAASRAMARASNEQKNQVLMHIAAAVRQQAGEIQAVNQVDVERAKANGQDAAFIDRLTMTPKTIETMALGLEQIVSLEDPIGTITPLKKQASGIELGQMRVPLGVIGIIYESRPNVTIDAAALCLKSGNAVILRGGSEAIDSNTLLAQIIQEGLAAAGLPKDAVQVVSTTDRSAVGEMITMTQYIDVIVPRGGKSLIARLMAEARVPMIKHLDGICHTYIDADADVAMAVKVCDNAKTQRYAPCNAMETLLVNQEIAQQVLPTLCKIYQDKGVELRVDEMTRKTLESNGFKNLVDATEEDWQSEYLAPILSIKTVANIDEAMNHIEQYGSKHTDAIITNNQAHAARFLREVDSASVMVNASTRFADGFEYGLGAEIGISNDKLHARGPVGLDGLTSLKYVVMGHGEIRT; encoded by the coding sequence ATGAGTTCATCCATTCAAGAAATGATGCAAGACATTGGTAAGCGAGCGCGTGCCGCTTCGCGCGCAATGGCGCGAGCCTCAAACGAACAAAAGAACCAAGTCTTAATGCATATTGCTGCAGCTGTTCGTCAACAGGCTGGTGAGATTCAGGCGGTCAATCAGGTAGATGTGGAACGAGCTAAAGCTAACGGTCAAGATGCTGCTTTTATCGATCGCCTTACCATGACCCCCAAAACTATTGAAACAATGGCTCTTGGTTTAGAGCAAATTGTTTCATTAGAGGATCCCATTGGGACCATTACTCCATTAAAAAAACAAGCTTCTGGAATTGAGCTTGGTCAAATGCGTGTGCCATTAGGAGTCATTGGTATTATTTATGAGTCTCGTCCAAATGTGACGATTGATGCCGCTGCTCTGTGTCTGAAATCAGGCAATGCGGTAATTTTGCGTGGTGGCTCTGAGGCAATAGATTCCAATACCTTGTTAGCTCAGATTATTCAAGAAGGCTTGGCTGCAGCTGGTTTGCCCAAAGATGCGGTGCAAGTAGTTTCCACAACTGATCGCAGTGCTGTAGGTGAAATGATCACCATGACTCAATACATTGATGTGATTGTTCCTAGAGGTGGCAAGAGCTTAATTGCTCGTTTGATGGCTGAGGCGCGGGTTCCAATGATTAAGCATTTGGATGGTATTTGCCACACTTATATTGATGCTGATGCAGATGTTGCCATGGCTGTGAAAGTCTGCGATAACGCCAAGACACAACGCTATGCTCCCTGTAATGCAATGGAAACATTATTGGTGAACCAAGAGATCGCTCAGCAGGTATTGCCCACTCTATGTAAGATTTATCAAGACAAAGGCGTGGAGTTACGGGTTGATGAAATGACTCGTAAAACTTTAGAGTCGAATGGCTTCAAGAATTTAGTGGATGCCACCGAAGAAGACTGGCAGAGCGAATACTTAGCTCCAATCCTCTCGATTAAGACAGTAGCTAATATTGATGAGGCTATGAATCATATTGAGCAGTATGGCAGTAAACATACTGACGCCATCATTACCAATAATCAGGCACATGCTGCTCGTTTTTTACGTGAGGTTGATAGTGCTAGCGTCATGGTCAATGCAAGCACCCGATTTGCTGATGGTTTTGAATATGGCTTGGGCGCAGAGATTGGTATTTCAAATGACAAATTACATGCACGTGGCCCTGTTGGTCTAGATGGTTTGACCTCTTTGAAATATGTAGTTATGGGTCATGGCGAGATTCGAACCTAA